The genomic window AACTAgttaacttaaatatattttgttttgtaaaaatattggTAAGTAGCAAATTTACTACATTaacatatacaatttttaaaaataatgatacccttatttttttgtttgctaaaATACTGAGAACTGACAAGTCAATTGTATGTTACAATGTTTCGAATTTAGACACAGACCTTGCTGTTGTACCATAATAAAGTTCTATAAAGCAGTCTAAAAATCAAACATTCCCATCCCCGTAAGGAAGTCCGAGAAATTAATTTTGTTCTCTTTTGGATTCCCAGCTACAGCcatttcaaaacttttttgaatgtaGTAGATGaaaagacaaatttaaaaaaaaaactaatactaataaaaacaaattacctTTGGATGAACTCCCATATACCAGCTGTCTTGGGAGGGTATGCCACCGAATGCACAAAATACATTGCAAATGTTACCATTATAGCATCGCTGGCCGGCATTGGTGGACTGATGCAATGCCCTTCCATTGTGGGCAAATAACAATTACCCAATGGCAAATTGTTCCAGTCGTTACCACCCAGAACTGCAATGTGGGGATGAGGCATTGAAGCTGATGCTTCAACTTCAGCAACAGAAGCAGtatcctttaaaaaatattaacagaaattgctacaaaattcttttatattcaaaacaaatatAACTGCAACATATCAGCAGACAGAGCAATTACATTTGGTGACCGCATATATGTATCATTTTACAATTAAATGAAGAGAAAAAATACTGGTAAATAAGACTTCTTCTCATTAGCTGTTCACAATAGCATTGGTATAAATATATGGCATACAACGAACTAACACATGGACTGGTACTAAAAAAATCTAGGCACATTACACCTAAAGAACACTCATAAATCAATCCTGTACAGTTTTAGCAAAGTCTCGCCCCAGATGCATAGCTGTTGTTATTCTAATCATTTCCACAATCTACTTTCAACAAATGTAATGGTCTgatgtacaaaaataaaaccacactTCAGATTAGGAGCTACAGCACACTActtacaaatgtttcaaaaaagtTAATTCTGGTTTTAATATAACTTAAAAGTTACTAACAATGAACATCTATGATGaattgtttcacttcaaaatttctagttttttaaTGTGTCATTTTACTTTTAGCAGTAATAAAAGTCTATTCatggaatgtttttaaaaatttatttttgaataatataaGTTAGATTATAATGCTGGTCTTTTACAGTTTTCACCCCAAATTAAACCTTTTTACTTCCACAAATTTGTATGTTATGTACTCATGGTACAATACAAAATGTTAAAACCAAGAGCTTTACTTTCTACATGGCAGCtttaacataattaaaaacatatgaACAGGTCTTGGGATAGAGACgggataaaaaataaaagcaattttGCTCTAAATTCACTTCTGGGAAAAGTCAGTAATCAGGACAGCAGAAAATTTATTATTCCAGAAGTCTGGATGGGTTAAAGGTCAACATAATGGAACTGTAAAATATGGCCTTCTACTGTACAGATTTTAGGTAATTTTTCAATTAGGTTTAGATTTTAGTGCATCATATAACACCCACAAGAAAGGTAAACATACTGGCATGCAATGTTGGCTATTTATGCAATAAAATTTGACTTTCGgatatcaattaaattgatagTGCAACCTCATCTACGGAGTCTGCACTTCAGTTTACTTTAATTGACATCAATACAAGTAACAcaaaaggagaaaaaaatgttCTAATTAGGATATGTTTCGTGCTGTTGTGcaataacatattttgaaaatggTTTGATTCATTAGAGCAATGAAATGTAACTTAAcattagtattttaaaaatatattgtaagatGTTTGAGCTGGAACATGCAAAAATAGGCATTGCGCTTTGGTGTATTTAatggttaaagttttttttttaatgacgtgTGCATATGAAGAACAGAAATGTTTAAATATAGCTTACATTTTAAGCCAATTTTCCGATCTTATTAAGTTTtaattgtaaaattacagattaacACGGCTGTTTATGAATGAAAAATCTACTAAAAAACACATCAAGTAACTTTTTTGTACTAATAAAAATCAATGTATTCGATAAGTGGAACATGTTGGTTAAACAGCCATACATGTGCATTTCTGGTTTGAGCTACGGTAGGCCTACATttgctgatttaaaaaaaatccttacaaaAAGAATAACTGAATTATTTTCACATACAAGCATACAAAATGTAAGGGTTGAAGCTTCATccaataaaaacattaaagtacTTAAAATCAGCATTTACTTGGTTAGCACTTTTTTTTGCAAAAGTGACCTGAGATGGCCAAGTCAGTATGTACTAGAAGACTAAGGCTAACTGGTTTCAACAGGTGCTATCATATCTCATTTATTCAGtatctattttaatataaaaaattcaatagtaAACAGTGAAGGTTGGCGTTGCATTTGAAACACTCAAAAATTGCTTCTGTTACCTAGAACCATATTATTGTGCAAGTATCGccataaactttttaaatttgttatttctaTCAAATATGGCATTAATGTAAATACCCTATATTTGGGCATGTACATGTTGTTGgaaacttcattttaaaatcaacaaaaaataatgtttttgataGATACTACATTGTATCTAATACAGCGCATAgtaatttatgtttttgttttatgggAAAGTTTTGTATCTGCAGCTCCGTTTTTCCTGCGGAAATAGGAAATTATTATGGatgcaaacaaacaaaaacttcACTAACAGGTATCTGTGCCACGCAAcatcagtttatttttaattcaggCTGATTACATTGActaacatgttcaaaattaagtGTATTTGTACTTTAAGTGTATTGGAACATAATCAAATTTCCTTACTACTCACTCGGAAAATGGAAAAATGCTTTCAAAAGAATTTGTAGCAGTCCATGACAGTACATCATATGTTATACCTACTTAAAACGTGAGTTTAATATTAACATCAGCGAAGTTACGCTAGAGCCATGTgtacagaatttttaaaaatcaacatgAATTAGAAGgtttttgtgtaattattcagacatgttagaacacaaaaaaggAAAgttatgaatgtaaatatttatttcttcagTTCAACATTTGTTATgccttaaaaaatttcttataaaaatgtgaaaaattgtCCTTAACTATGCGGATACTAGGGCATTCACCTTTAAGAAGTCTCGGTTCTGTATAGTTATTGCACAGAAATTTACATTGGTATGTGCattgttaaatatttgaaatGGTAGGTGATATTTCAATATTATTGGTTATGCAGTACAATTATTTCTACAGAAACTTCAATTATACAGCTAAAATTTTTCCTTTATGGAATTTCTATTCCATGTAGTAGGCACTATAATTATGTatgttgtatgtgtgtgtgtgtacatacacatacatacaccgGGGCATACACACACGTATATAAAAGTTTAACAAAGTACACAGCCCGAAATTTACTCAGTATGTTCCCACTCAAAGTTAACCAGACTGACAAATTTGCATGTTCAGCTCTAACTAAACTTGATGCTAAAATTGGTACCTAATCAACCATCACTGCAAATTTATTAACATGAAGTAATTTATGTGCTGGGCTTACTAcagattatttaaaaaagaaaataaacaattttaggCTACACTATCATTTACATACAATATAATAGAGTACCTCATACATCACAAATATTTCTTCTCGTTCCTGCCTCCACATGTGAATGAGGATATCAATAATGAAAATAAGCATTTGGTCTGAAGAGAAATTGTTTCTGTCAATAAAGACAAGCCTGTCGCGTATGTATGTCTTCTCGTCAGACAATTTCTTCGACTCCACATTAACCTTGgaggttaaaaattttttcaataatggcAGTAGGGTCTGGTAAGCTTCATTAGCCACCTCAAGCAATGAAATTCCCATGAGTTTTTTAAAGTGATCCACTAGATATTCTTTCTGTAAAAAAACAATACAacataatgaaaacaattttatacacaaaataaaattggttacaaattaaagtaattaaaaccTAGTTTCACACTAGACATGTGCAAAGCTCCAATACTTTTACAGTAAGAAAAGTttaattaagatttaaaattgttttgaattcAATTAAAACTAACTTAAATTCAAAGCTGAAGGGAATTGGTGCATGTAAGCATTAGgtattttcctaatttttttggtATATAAAATATGGGTATTTCTGGGTAGAGCTACGGTAGGCTTACaattgagaatttaaaaaaaatcattacaacaaagtataactgaattatttttacatacaagCTGAAACCCAGTAGATCCATATTTGCACAATAAGTTATTATTCAATTCACTCACTAAATTGCATTACAAAATGACCAGAAATGCCTATTACACACACTTGATTTCAATTTCATTGCAGTTTTTAATCACAACAGTAATCCTTGCAAACACTTGCTCATACCTATTTCTGCATGGCAAACATAACTGAAACCCCAGAAATGTTACATCTTCCTTATGTTATTTACTGGCCTTATTGAACAAATTTGTGTAactaaagataaaacaaaatatgttagCTCAATTTACGTGCATTTTttcataaatacagaaaaaatacctACCTCAAAAAGAAATGGCCAGTGTTCACGCACAGTGTCCAACTGTTTGTTCAAGATTGATGGGCGCTGTGTGGCATACGTCACACTCATGTACCTTTTAATTTGTTCATTATTGCGATCTTCTGGTACCTTCTGAAACTCCTCTACCAGCCACATTCTTTTTTCGTCTTGAGTTGCAGGGGTCTCGTTTTCTGGCAATTCCTTTGGGAGAAAATTGACACACCCATAGCtgtccttttttgttatcagtttCTTTTTGTTTTCCACACAGTCACCATCGTCGTCCTCGCCATCATCATAATGCAGCGATCTTTTCACTCCTCTGTTCATATTTTTCATCCGCTCTTCAAGCTTTCGTTGCAACAAGTGGTGACCATCACCAAGTAAAGTGCCATCTTCTAGCTTTAGCCCAAATGTGCTGGGATATTTCCCTACCAGCTCTTTGGCAAGGCTCTCAAAAAATCTAGAGCCTGGATGTGTGTCAAGTGCATGTACTTCATTACAGATTATTCTAACTACTTCATTCAAGACATTAGGTCTAGACAATGTCCTGTTTTGTTGCATACTTCTGGTAACATGTGGGGGAAACTTGTTGTAAGGAATTATGAAActctgtagattttttttatttcctgagCTTTTTGTAAGTGGGTGGAACAAAATGTTCTTGGGCGTACTTTTGTAACTAGAAGATGTTTCTGTCTCTGGAGTAGAGCACACTGCCACTACTGACAGCTCTGGAGTCAAATTGTGTGAGACCCTGGTCTGTATAGCTCGGTCAATTTTCAAAGCAGCAACTAGTTTCAAGGGCGGAACTAGATGTTTTTCAAAGCTTATGTATTGCAGGTCATCCAAGCACTGGACTCCAATTTCCTCCAGCTTTTCTGAAATTGCATCATCATAGGCGCCTGGAACTGTctcttgtataaaattaattacttcctCCATCTGCAAATCACAAATACATAGTAACACCTGAGTAATATACTACAGTGCATATAGTATATATTGGGCATATAAAAAATTTAGGTAACTTAGGGGATCTCCCTACAATGGAAGAACATCAATGGTGTATGTGAAGTGCACAATTAATAGCAGATAAAATAACACTGCCAAACCATGTCCTGCAATACACTTCACGTACACATAGGAATACCCCTAGGCCTTTAAATGTAcctatatataaacataaatcaTGCAAATGGTAAGAAAGCAGCAGTTATGTTAATATACCAAAACAAGTTAGTGATGTAAGAGCACTCAAGCAAGATCCCTAACCTGCATATACAATAAAATCCTTTTAAGAAATTTCagacatattaaaaattttaccagGACATCTGGTACATTTGTTATTTTGAACGTAttacttgtaaataatttttactaggAACTCTTGGAGAGAGTTTCACTGTATTTGTGTACACACACAAACTTATTTATGAATTCACCTAATGCtacatttaagttaaataaaccTTACACAAAGTTGTGACCCATTACAACAAAGAAAACTGTATTTTATCTTAACCGTGCGTCATGGAAGTGGCACTTGCGAGTATATTGTGCAGTTTTGAAGTGGATGTGTATTAAATGTACTAAGTTTACTCTCTTGTGCACATGCAGAGGCAGATGCAtactgtataattattttatctttatgTTGCTGCCAACATATGGTCATGCTGATGGTGGTctcgtgttatttatttatttatttatacagttGCTACGAGTAGTTATTGGTTTAATTCAAAAGTTCACACTTTAgagttaacagaaaaaaatatttcatgcttaACTCACCGGAAATTAGCTGGTCAGGTGCTTTAGTACAATAACAGGATAACCAAGATTTTCATAAATTGGGTATGGCTCATGATCTTGCAGACTGTTGATCGAGACACAAATAATGTTCCCTGATTTCTTTAGCTTATGTACACCAAAAGATTCCTGGTTTTCTGCTTCAGCTTGTTCTCCAATGATTAACAGTTCTGATTCTGATCCAGTCACTTGCAGAAACATATTCACAATGACAGTGTTCAAATCCAAATAAGAAGTTAAAACAagaacatcatttgatttatatAGAGTTCCCTTGTGCATGCAAGAAGTGCCAACAGAAATATTTCTTCTGTCTAATTGTAATTCCTCAATTACGTGGTTCACAGCAGAACTAAAAAAGAGTGGATTGTAACTAGACCCATTACTGATTACAGTGCTACAATTAAATAAGCCaacttctgcatgtgctgcttgCAACAACTGGTGTTTGATACTTAGAGTTTTAGTCACGTTTTTGGTGTTGCTGGATGCTGACTGACACCTTTTGAAGTACCTGTGCTTGGATTCAAACCTCATCGTGCAAATGTTGGAAAGTGGACCGTACATCACCATCATCCTCGGATAATGTAACATGTAATGATGTTTAGGCCTCAGAGGTACATCAGGGTAAATATTTCTTCGAATATGCACATACTCTGTAACAGACACAAAATTCctattatctgaaaatttaccCTTGGAGATGATATTATTTGACAGATATGTAGGAGGAGTAGGAATAGTCTCCATGATGGATTAGAGTGGTCTAGTATTTGTTTCCCAATGAGAAGTGGCAGCATGCGAATAAATGTCCATGTCTGAGCAGCATGTCCTCCTAACCTACCAGAAAATGAAATGTGGCATGGTTTGTTGTTTGAATCATGATTCTTATACTTGAACTTTTCTATTTTTCTGTTCAAATTTTCACATGAAATCCATCCTTCAGTTTCAAAAGACTGCAAAATCAGTGGAACATCATACTGTGCTATACCTTCGAAAACGTCGTGTCCAATACAAGGGGGTAAATGGTCAACAACATGAAAATATTCAAGATCATTGAATAATGAATTCATCTTTAAGCCCTCAAAACTGATCAAATTATTTGCTGTAGCAGTGTGTAAAGCCAATTCATATGATTCTTTGGTTCTTACAGCATCGTACAGTTTTCCATTGTGGAAATCTTCTCTCGAAATGCAACAATAGCGACAAAAGTACTGACATGAGCTGAAATTTTCAACAAAGCCTCCAATGCAATGGCTGCCAAGGTTGTCTCCAGCAATAAATACTACGGAACCTTTCACTTTCTTTTCCCTAACATCAATCCCATTCATTTCAAGAGATTTTAATTCTTTGACCAATCGCTGAAAAATAACTCTCTGACCAAAATACTTAAAATCTTTTGATTTACATAGCAAAACAAGTTGTATTGCATCTACATTCGCTCTGCTCCATGGATGCAAGTTTGCTAATGTGTAATACACAGCAAGCATCTTCAATTCTTTCCTACTTGAACCAAGAGGGTTTGCAACCAGAAATTCATCTTGGAAAAGAATGACTTGCAGCGCTTCTGAATCGACAGAAAAAAGAGGATGTGTTACTAGTACCTTTCCATCTCTAATGTCTGTCAGCTCGAACTTACttggaatattataatttttaatgttctcCACATACTGCAAAAAAACAGATTCGTCAGCCATAAATGCTTGCAGTGAATCCAATATGGGTACATAATGCATATGACAttctttattacatttatttaagcCTAATCGCACAGCAACaggttttacaaatttacaattctcTTCATAATATTTCCTTCTGGAATATGTACTTCTTAGCGGACTTTTCTTCTCCAGTGACAGTGCTTCAAGAATACCATGTTTTTCTTCAAATACATCTTGCATTATTTGCCTCAAAGTGGATTCTTCAACAATGCCTGATAGCTTACTCATTAAGTTCGCTCTTACAGCTTCAAGTGTATAGTTGGAAATAGATGTAAACTTCTGAAGAATTAACTGAATAGTGTGTTCAGACAAATGGTACTTGGAAAGGAGAGTGAGTAAAAAGTAGGCAACACTCTGGGTGATTGAAGCACATGAATTGGTTAGCTCCATTTCAACACAGTTTGTTTGCACTATTTCAACACATCTTTGAGAGGGCTGTTCTGAAATTCTATTAGCAATACTGTTCTGACACACCTCATTTTGATTACTCTCCGCCTCTTTTTCTGTGAAATGAGGTCTAAGTAAATTTGTCTTGAACGAATTATGGGCCCTTGACAAATGGGCAGTGAATGATGACAAAAGTGAATAATACTTGTCACAGCCATTATGTGGACACTTCACTCTAACATCTCTACTGGACTGCAAGTGCTTTTTCAGGTGGCTAATGATACCTTCAACACTTTTATATTCATCAGAACATGATTGGCAAGTAAATTTTTCACAAACGATACTGGTTTCTGCAATAGGAACTTGAGTGCATGTCTTATGATCTCTTGATAAGTGAGTGAGGAATGAGCTATGACAACTGAACTGTCGACGGCAGGATACTTTGCCACACACAAATCTAGATTTAATCCCAGATACGTGGAAAACTGAGCAATGTCTGCTGTACAGCACAggatattttgttacaaaatcaCATTGTTTCTCCTTACAGTGAAAAGTTACTTCCATTTTCTTTACCACTCTTCAATCATCtgtaagggaaaaaaatgttttgttttattcacTGGACGagcaaaatttatttcttatattaaaCAActcatttaaaagttaatattctCTGTGTAGGCCCTATCCTAAAACAGGCTAATAAACAAATTCATACGTAAAGCAAATGACACATTATCCCatcaaatatacttacggtgtctgctaattattatgctaaccaaaattaattgaaatgttaactcagtaactagcgaaaaccagacacgatttattttgtaaaactaggtcacttagtatgtaaaataaatttaaaactatgcttctcaattcattgtgttctcaaagttaattaaaacaaaagtcttacaagaaaaagcaaacggccaaaacattacgcaattgtagctctccgcgcgaaagctatctcaatGTTGATGAAGctggagccagtctagcccttatcattctccggtttccgtacctaaaacttgccatttagcgctggatttacatttaagtaaacatggagcttgttatgttatatttactgctttaacttcatgtcagtcgtttaggaaacacatGACTAcgaacgttaatggcatttaaaaaatgcttgtgtatgtgtggctttatattttaatgcacctttaatcgattatttattataaatgtaaatacaatttacattgtacttccactttagaatgcatattataactttcaaaacctcatatatattatatgatttgtttaatgtaagtgtgaagttctctttccatgataattgattgtattaggtgacgaaaaacaaaattaaattaaaattaattactattattactattcgattgtcagcattcatagtgtacaaacaatgcagaacatataacttacaatgttaaactttccatttaagccacttttgcgcttttttggagtaatatcaacttataccatagaataaacggcatttattatttcccgctctccgctatgtatcactttaccgcgcctctgcgagctgccaccttcgccttctattttcgggtatacactgaagggcgatattttcctaacagccactacacggctctcggctacgtgtcgcctgcttaccccctcttctttctccggtcccgctgtccccgcacccccgcgctgagagacgcgaagataactgccgggcacagtacACACTAGGTATTGATGTgcagttataaatattatgttataaaaaggtattgtaacaaataataagttaaatttttgcCATATCTTGGACCTCTGTTTTGAGAATGAgttgatatttttaattgaacTCCAAGAAACATGTTAGAATTTTATACATGATAatgcattattaataaaaataaaacaaattattatgtaGCACCACGCCAAAACATTatgatcaaaaataattttattattttcataaaaaatatacagatgtcaaaaaaattaaagagaatataattttgaaaacataTTCAGATTATGAATAGTTATGGTTACTTAATTTTGAATTTACTATAGCTGATGTAAAATACGCagtaaaaaacaataacaaagaaagttttagttaaatttttgttttattttccatttaggtattgctgatttttttttactttgaaataaGTAGGTACATGTGTGTTGTAATTTCAAACTATGAAGAAtcaaaattgaaacatttaagatagaacaccataaatgttaaaaatgaagTTCAGCTCTAGtgtttatttttggattttttaaagGGGAATGGTGAAGAGATAAATGAGAGATTGTTTACCCTTTGCTTATGCAAGTGGTTCTTATGCATGATAtcttaaaataatgtgttttttttgcatacatCTGCCATAAAAGTTTAAAGCAAAGTTCTgatacttgtaaaaatatatttgcattttttattatgCTGCAACTAAGATGATATGCCATAAATAATAATCGTATTGTAAATATATCCATTAAATTAGATTATCTCCTTACTGGCTTTCTTAACTTTCCTCCCACCACTTCACATACCAAGACTAACGAAGAAGCCGGAGCAGAAACATTTTCCCTATTAtgccttaaaacatttttatgcaaggtaaaagttccgtattccGTATCCAGGTGTATACAAATATACCTTTGatactgatggcatgatcctgtacacctgatcctgtggtacatgatgcttatttttttagcagtgggaaggcgctgtcgcgcgaaacgtgatgtaaaatataaattacgtcAGGTTTCGGGCTGACGCGCGAAACGCGTTGGCGCTACGTACCTTCCCactgctataaaaaaaaacatgtaccacaggaacaTGCCATCAGGGTCATACCATCAGGATTAaagggttaacttggatacgcaatacgtaACTTTACCTTTATTAGCAAGTAggaaaaaaactgaagaaaaaaattagttccATCAAGCATGTCTACAGTGTTTTTACCTATGTAGTATGATGATATTTGTCGGAAAGGTTTGTTAAGTTATTaagtaacataattttaaataagcgTGTGTGTGACTGTGTTTGGCGCCCTATACGAGGACCTGCACATGAATTTTCAGCGTGGATGTGAGGACCTGTGGCGATCCGAGGACCTTACACAGGTCCTCGGATTAAAATTCCTCGGATTCGCGTTCTACGATCAAACTGGTGTTGGAAGGATTTTCGCCGGGTCCTCGGATAAAACGTGAAGGGTCAACCATGTAGTTCGCGTGTGTATCCACCA from Bacillus rossius redtenbacheri isolate Brsri chromosome 1, Brsri_v3, whole genome shotgun sequence includes these protein-coding regions:
- the LOC134528096 gene encoding uncharacterized protein LOC134528096, which codes for MEEVINFIQETVPGAYDDAISEKLEEIGVQCLDDLQYISFEKHLVPPLKLVAALKIDRAIQTRVSHNLTPELSVVAVCSTPETETSSSYKSTPKNILFHPLTKSSGNKKNLQSFIIPYNKFPPHVTRSMQQNRTLSRPNVLNEVVRIICNEVHALDTHPGSRFFESLAKELVGKYPSTFGLKLEDGTLLGDGHHLLQRKLEERMKNMNRGVKRSLHYDDGEDDDGDCVENKKKLITKKDSYGCVNFLPKELPENETPATQDEKRMWLVEEFQKVPEDRNNEQIKRYMSVTYATQRPSILNKQLDTVREHWPFLFEKEYLVDHFKKLMGISLLEVANEAYQTLLPLLKKFLTSKVNVESKKLSDEKTYIRDRLVFIDRNNFSSDQMLIFIIDILIHMWRQEREEIFVMYEDTASVAEVEASASMPHPHIAVLGGNDWNNLPLGNCYLPTMEGHCISPPMPASDAIMVTFAMYFVHSVAYPPKTAGIWEFIQRLVFHINGEGSKVKRVKRQPAAVHTRVASLIEALTHFKEMWRL